One Nicotiana tomentosiformis chromosome 4, ASM39032v3, whole genome shotgun sequence genomic window carries:
- the LOC104099127 gene encoding protein WVD2-like 7 isoform X2 — translation MASIINLEKKKKRRIFLALFVCTVVYFVCFLSGPSFTISITSTLLVTDLFIIFGLMGESIAETPVVETKMGELNGSSPTLEVSVSFGKYENDALSWEKWSSFSPNKYLEEVDKCKTLGSVAQKKAYFEAHYQKIAAQKMEQIEQEKQQLEQEKLIESLPTILDESQFQDYRESTEVSDSHFDFERSATEGEEETTRTDVNNSDSVDEPKEDASVDMEVNSLKTSDDGDVPKVEEQSSERGSQDNPKVIRRFDNEPKSKTPKPKPNLKNTARKVHPTIEDRIAAGTKKKIVSPVTKSSRISTPTSKPISTTMVTSSSQPSVKKVNGVSYQRSSNTPAAQTNKVLSRSFISPSQSSNKKFNGSTLQRSKNSPTLEKRRVAPTSLHMSLSLGPPNSTASNTTMRKSLIMETMGDKDIVKRAFRAFQNSFNQEKPDLDMKYSGSKQVSSKRSEQKISTSLTPRKEVERLRKTPEKVISQKGQSGTRSNSLSSRMPPKLRSTVSDQIVEVVGVYL, via the exons ATGGCCTCCATTATTAAtcttgaaaaaaagaagaagagaagaatcTTCCTCGCTCTGTTCGTTTGCACTGTTGTGTACTTTGTGTGTTTTCTTAGTGGTCCTTCCTTTACTATTTCTATAACTTCAACTCTTCTTGTCACAGATCTGTTCATTATCTTTG GATTAATGGGTGAATCCATTGCAGAAACTCCAGTTGTTGAGACCAAG ATGGGTGAGTTAAATGGCTCAAGTCCTACACTTGAAGTATCAGTTTCATTTGGAAAGTATGAGAATGATGCACTTTCTTGGGAGAAATGGTCATCTTTCTCACCAAACAAGTATCTTGAAGAAGTTGACAAGTGTAAAACACTTGGATCAGTAGCTCAGAAGAAGGCCTATTTTGAAGCACACTACCAGAAGATTGCTGCTCAGAAGATGGAGCAAATAGAGCAAGAAAAGCAACAATTAGAGCAAGAAAAGCTAATTGAATCTCTGCCTACAATATTGGATGAATCCCAATTTCAAGATTATAGAGAAAGCACAGAGGTGTCTGATAGTCATTTTGATTTTGAAAGATCTGCTACAGAAGGTGAAGAGGAAACGACAAGAACTGATGTGAATAATAGTGATTCTGTTGATGAGCCAAAAGAGGATGCTTCTGTTGATATGGAGGTGAATAGCTTGAAAACAAGTGACGATGGAGATGTTCCCAAGGTTGAAGAACAGAGTTCTGAAAGAGGATCTCAAGATAATCCGAAAGTGATTCGACGATTTGATAATGAGCCAAAAAGCAAAaccccaaaaccaaaaccaaatctgAAGAATACGGCTCGAAAG GTACATCCAACAATAGAGGATAGGATAGCAGCTGGAACAAAGAAGAAAATTGTATCACCTGTGACAAAATCTTCAAGAATTTCCACTCCAACATCAAAACCGATTTCGACTACCATGGTTACTTCTTCATCTCAACCATCAGTGAAGAAGGTGAATGGGGTGTCGTATCAACGAAGCAGCAATACTCCTGCGGCACAAACCAATAAAGTACTTTCTAGATCATTCATATCGCCTTCTCAATCCTCGAACAAAAAGTTTAATGGTTCAACATTGCAAAGGAGCAAAAATTCTCCCACTCTTGAGAAAAGGAGGGTAGCTCCCACATCATTGCACATGTCTCTCAGTCTTGGTCCACCAAATTCTACAGCTTCTAATACTACAATGAGAAAATCTTTGATCATGGAGACAATGGGGGATAAGGACATTGTCAAACGAGCATTTAGGGCATTTCAAAACAGTTTCAACCAAGAAAAACCTGATCTGGATATGAAATATAGTGGATCAAAGCAG GTATCGTCTAAGAGATCAGAGCAAAAGATTTCAACTTCTTTGACTCCTAGAAAGGAGGTTGAAAG GTTAAGGAAAACACCAGAAAAGGTTATCTCTCAAAAAGGCCAATCAGGGACTAGATCAAACTCTCTGTCATCTAG GATGCCACCAAAGCTAAGATCCACCGTCTCAGATCAAATAGTTGAAGTTGTTGGCGTATATCTCTAG
- the LOC138909634 gene encoding uncharacterized protein: MEASNLRLEHADLVEKVKVFEVINEDLAIVSNDQHSQVQQKIDRIDQLQAEMNEVQAMADGWKSKMDRLASEKETVRAQLASVEVQLRVAKEKSNKRSQLNDELRSQLSSALAERDALGNECEAIKSQLHTTTANAEEMVAQYRADVEAAKAHLKTTTEYVKWLSRRETLEEIHARGFDLSTKIEEEKSLEIEAKMLAEPEDDEGSEGSEEPEGPNGSGDELGSGEDQL, translated from the coding sequence ATGGAGGCTTCGAACCTAAGGCTGGAACATGCCGATCTAGTAGAAAAGGTAAAGGTTTTTGAAGTTATCAATGAAGACTTAGCCATAGTGAGTAACGACCAACACTCGCAGGTTCAGCAGAAGATTGACCGGATCGACCAACTCCAAGCTGAAATGAATGAGGTCCAAGCCATGGCCGATGGTTGGAAGAGCAAAATGGACCGGCTGGCTTCGGAGAAGGAAACTGTCCGGGCACAGCTGGCATCAGTAGAAGTTCAACTCCGGGTAGCGAAAGAAAAATCCAACAAGCGATCCCAGTTGAATGATGAACTCCGATCACAATTGAGTTCGGCTCTGGCAGAGAGGGACGCCCTTGGTAATGAATGTGAAGCTATAAAGTCTCAGCTTCACACAACCACCGCCAATGCGGAAGAGATGGTGGCTCAGTATAGGGCCGATGTCGAAGCAGCCAAGGCTCACCTGAAGACTACTACTGAGTACGTAAAGTGGctatctcggagggagaccctcgaagagatccatgcccgaggCTTTGACCTGTCGACCAAGATCGAGGAGGAGAAGAGTCTTGAAATTGAGGCCAAGATGCTAGCTGAACCCGAAGATGATGAAGGCTCCGAGGGCTCCGAAGAACCCGAAGGCCCCAATGGCTCTGGTGACGAGTTGGGTTCTGGTGAAGATCAGTTGTAG
- the LOC104099127 gene encoding protein WVD2-like 7 isoform X1 — MASIINLEKKKKRRIFLALFVCTVVYFVCFLSGPSFTISITSTLLVTDLFIIFGLMGESIAETPVVETKMGELNGSSPTLEVSVSFGKYENDALSWEKWSSFSPNKYLEEVDKCKTLGSVAQKKAYFEAHYQKIAAQKMEQIEQEKQQLEQEKLIESLPTILDESQFQDYRESTEVSDSHFDFERSATEGEEETTRTDVNNSDSVDEPKEDASVDMEVNSLKTSDDGDVPKVEEQSSERGSQDNPKVIRRFDNEPKSKTPKPKPNLKNTARKVHPTIEDRIAAGTKKKIVSPVTKSSRISTPTSKPISTTMVTSSSQPSVKKVNGVSYQRSSNTPAAQTNKVLSRSFISPSQSSNKKFNGSTLQRSKNSPTLEKRRVAPTSLHMSLSLGPPNSTASNTTMRKSLIMETMGDKDIVKRAFRAFQNSFNQEKPDLDMKYSGSKQVSSKRSEQKISTSLTPRKEVERLRKTPEKVISQKGQSGTRSNSLSSRAPKDAGIERKNVNTVRPAGQRTDRSTDKLKEDATKAKIHRLRSNS; from the exons ATGGCCTCCATTATTAAtcttgaaaaaaagaagaagagaagaatcTTCCTCGCTCTGTTCGTTTGCACTGTTGTGTACTTTGTGTGTTTTCTTAGTGGTCCTTCCTTTACTATTTCTATAACTTCAACTCTTCTTGTCACAGATCTGTTCATTATCTTTG GATTAATGGGTGAATCCATTGCAGAAACTCCAGTTGTTGAGACCAAG ATGGGTGAGTTAAATGGCTCAAGTCCTACACTTGAAGTATCAGTTTCATTTGGAAAGTATGAGAATGATGCACTTTCTTGGGAGAAATGGTCATCTTTCTCACCAAACAAGTATCTTGAAGAAGTTGACAAGTGTAAAACACTTGGATCAGTAGCTCAGAAGAAGGCCTATTTTGAAGCACACTACCAGAAGATTGCTGCTCAGAAGATGGAGCAAATAGAGCAAGAAAAGCAACAATTAGAGCAAGAAAAGCTAATTGAATCTCTGCCTACAATATTGGATGAATCCCAATTTCAAGATTATAGAGAAAGCACAGAGGTGTCTGATAGTCATTTTGATTTTGAAAGATCTGCTACAGAAGGTGAAGAGGAAACGACAAGAACTGATGTGAATAATAGTGATTCTGTTGATGAGCCAAAAGAGGATGCTTCTGTTGATATGGAGGTGAATAGCTTGAAAACAAGTGACGATGGAGATGTTCCCAAGGTTGAAGAACAGAGTTCTGAAAGAGGATCTCAAGATAATCCGAAAGTGATTCGACGATTTGATAATGAGCCAAAAAGCAAAaccccaaaaccaaaaccaaatctgAAGAATACGGCTCGAAAG GTACATCCAACAATAGAGGATAGGATAGCAGCTGGAACAAAGAAGAAAATTGTATCACCTGTGACAAAATCTTCAAGAATTTCCACTCCAACATCAAAACCGATTTCGACTACCATGGTTACTTCTTCATCTCAACCATCAGTGAAGAAGGTGAATGGGGTGTCGTATCAACGAAGCAGCAATACTCCTGCGGCACAAACCAATAAAGTACTTTCTAGATCATTCATATCGCCTTCTCAATCCTCGAACAAAAAGTTTAATGGTTCAACATTGCAAAGGAGCAAAAATTCTCCCACTCTTGAGAAAAGGAGGGTAGCTCCCACATCATTGCACATGTCTCTCAGTCTTGGTCCACCAAATTCTACAGCTTCTAATACTACAATGAGAAAATCTTTGATCATGGAGACAATGGGGGATAAGGACATTGTCAAACGAGCATTTAGGGCATTTCAAAACAGTTTCAACCAAGAAAAACCTGATCTGGATATGAAATATAGTGGATCAAAGCAG GTATCGTCTAAGAGATCAGAGCAAAAGATTTCAACTTCTTTGACTCCTAGAAAGGAGGTTGAAAG GTTAAGGAAAACACCAGAAAAGGTTATCTCTCAAAAAGGCCAATCAGGGACTAGATCAAACTCTCTGTCATCTAG GGCGCCTAAAGATGCTGGTATAGAGAGGAAAAATGTGAACACTGTCAGACCTGCTGGTCAACGAACTGATAGATCAACCGATAAATTGAAGGAG GATGCCACCAAAGCTAAGATCCACCGTCTCAGATCAAATAGTTGA
- the LOC104099127 gene encoding protein WVD2-like 7 isoform X3 gives MGESIAETPVVETKMGELNGSSPTLEVSVSFGKYENDALSWEKWSSFSPNKYLEEVDKCKTLGSVAQKKAYFEAHYQKIAAQKMEQIEQEKQQLEQEKLIESLPTILDESQFQDYRESTEVSDSHFDFERSATEGEEETTRTDVNNSDSVDEPKEDASVDMEVNSLKTSDDGDVPKVEEQSSERGSQDNPKVIRRFDNEPKSKTPKPKPNLKNTARKVHPTIEDRIAAGTKKKIVSPVTKSSRISTPTSKPISTTMVTSSSQPSVKKVNGVSYQRSSNTPAAQTNKVLSRSFISPSQSSNKKFNGSTLQRSKNSPTLEKRRVAPTSLHMSLSLGPPNSTASNTTMRKSLIMETMGDKDIVKRAFRAFQNSFNQEKPDLDMKYSGSKQVSSKRSEQKISTSLTPRKEVERLRKTPEKVISQKGQSGTRSNSLSSRAPKDAGIERKNVNTVRPAGQRTDRSTDKLKEDATKAKIHRLRSNS, from the exons ATGGGTGAATCCATTGCAGAAACTCCAGTTGTTGAGACCAAG ATGGGTGAGTTAAATGGCTCAAGTCCTACACTTGAAGTATCAGTTTCATTTGGAAAGTATGAGAATGATGCACTTTCTTGGGAGAAATGGTCATCTTTCTCACCAAACAAGTATCTTGAAGAAGTTGACAAGTGTAAAACACTTGGATCAGTAGCTCAGAAGAAGGCCTATTTTGAAGCACACTACCAGAAGATTGCTGCTCAGAAGATGGAGCAAATAGAGCAAGAAAAGCAACAATTAGAGCAAGAAAAGCTAATTGAATCTCTGCCTACAATATTGGATGAATCCCAATTTCAAGATTATAGAGAAAGCACAGAGGTGTCTGATAGTCATTTTGATTTTGAAAGATCTGCTACAGAAGGTGAAGAGGAAACGACAAGAACTGATGTGAATAATAGTGATTCTGTTGATGAGCCAAAAGAGGATGCTTCTGTTGATATGGAGGTGAATAGCTTGAAAACAAGTGACGATGGAGATGTTCCCAAGGTTGAAGAACAGAGTTCTGAAAGAGGATCTCAAGATAATCCGAAAGTGATTCGACGATTTGATAATGAGCCAAAAAGCAAAaccccaaaaccaaaaccaaatctgAAGAATACGGCTCGAAAG GTACATCCAACAATAGAGGATAGGATAGCAGCTGGAACAAAGAAGAAAATTGTATCACCTGTGACAAAATCTTCAAGAATTTCCACTCCAACATCAAAACCGATTTCGACTACCATGGTTACTTCTTCATCTCAACCATCAGTGAAGAAGGTGAATGGGGTGTCGTATCAACGAAGCAGCAATACTCCTGCGGCACAAACCAATAAAGTACTTTCTAGATCATTCATATCGCCTTCTCAATCCTCGAACAAAAAGTTTAATGGTTCAACATTGCAAAGGAGCAAAAATTCTCCCACTCTTGAGAAAAGGAGGGTAGCTCCCACATCATTGCACATGTCTCTCAGTCTTGGTCCACCAAATTCTACAGCTTCTAATACTACAATGAGAAAATCTTTGATCATGGAGACAATGGGGGATAAGGACATTGTCAAACGAGCATTTAGGGCATTTCAAAACAGTTTCAACCAAGAAAAACCTGATCTGGATATGAAATATAGTGGATCAAAGCAG GTATCGTCTAAGAGATCAGAGCAAAAGATTTCAACTTCTTTGACTCCTAGAAAGGAGGTTGAAAG GTTAAGGAAAACACCAGAAAAGGTTATCTCTCAAAAAGGCCAATCAGGGACTAGATCAAACTCTCTGTCATCTAG GGCGCCTAAAGATGCTGGTATAGAGAGGAAAAATGTGAACACTGTCAGACCTGCTGGTCAACGAACTGATAGATCAACCGATAAATTGAAGGAG GATGCCACCAAAGCTAAGATCCACCGTCTCAGATCAAATAGTTGA